In the genome of Acaryochloris sp. CCMEE 5410, the window CCTGCTAACCCCACCAAATCATCATGGCTAATTAGGCTATCCGTTTGCTGATGCTGGAGGTATAGGAGTAACCCAGACATGGCCGTTCCACAGAACAGGCCCATTGCCATGGCGATCAACGTAATCGCTAGGGTCGGCAACCCTATTTGTAATGTACTCAGCAGGACGCCGGTTAGACCAAAAAAACAACTGCCAAAGGTCCAGAATTTGAGGCTTTTAATCAGACCTAGTAAGGGGAACTTTCGGTGTTTCTTAGAGATGGAGTCGAAGGTGGAGGAGGAACGAGATCTTTGATCAAAGATTTCTACATCTGAGTCTAGTCCTAACTCATCTAGTTCAAACTCAACTCCATCAATCCCACCAATAACAGCTAGAAAAACAAAAACACCACCGATCAGAAAACAAGACCAATACAGGGTCAGCATTACTGAGTACACCTAGTAGGCTATTTCAATCTTAGCCACTAGATTTCCCAATTGTCGGAAATACCA includes:
- a CDS encoding DUF1449 family protein, producing MLTLYWSCFLIGGVFVFLAVIGGIDGVEFELDELGLDSDVEIFDQRSRSSSTFDSISKKHRKFPLLGLIKSLKFWTFGSCFFGLTGVLLSTLQIGLPTLAITLIAMAMGLFCGTAMSGLLLYLQHQQTDSLISHDDLVGLAGTVEIPFDAQSRGKVRLKVKGSILEVVAFTDGNGSFRPGEQVVVVGTQENRVWVVSSDSFNQPPDALSSGQP